The window AAGCAATTGCTCGATTTCTTCCTCTGTCGGGACTCGTCCAGAGATTTTGACATCACCATCTATGGCAACAGCCGGTGTCATCATTATCCCTCGTTCCATGATCTCATCAATCTCATTGACCTCTACGAGGTCAGCAGCAAAGTCATTTTCTCTCAGGACGACCTCGATGTGTTCCTTAGTAGCTTTACATTTTACACAACCAGTTCCAAATACTTCAATTTTCATTTTATCAACTCCTAAAACCACATTCCATAGAGGAACCCAGCAGCGATACTGAAGGCCATTAGCAGTAGACCGTATGCTATAGTTCTAGCGGGCTTCATAATCTTATTCACTACAAGTAAGGTCTGAATAGATACAGCCGGGTCTGAAACCAAATATGCCATAAGCGGTCCGGGGTGCATGCCGAGCTGGAGAAACATATCGGCAATGGGAACCTCGACTAGAGTCGGGAAGTAGGCTATTGTTCCGAACAGAACAGCAAAAGCATTTCCAGCTAGACTATTCGTTCCAGCAAGAGCGACAACCAATTCGGCTGGCACAAGGGGTCTAATCAAGCCAGATATGAAAACACCGACTAAAAGAATCGGAAATAGCATCCTGATGAATCGGCGAGTTTCAGTCATCCAGTAACCTAGCTCAGATCGACTATAGAACATCAAGGCAATTATTGCTGTAATGATTGTAGCAGCCGAAACCAGAATGATCTTGCTAAGCAAGTCAATGGGTGCAGTTCCAAAGACCATCACCATCGTCAGAGATATGAAGAATGCCGCAGATTGATACGTGCTTCGTTCTTTTTGTACTTCTTCTGTTGTTTCATCTGGTATCATGAAATCAGAGGATGATGAGCTCCGCTTATCTTCGAATATAAGCTCCATGGACATCCCAATGGCAATGGCAACCACAATGGAGATGAGGAGCTTGATGAGGGCAAATTCTGGGCCGATTACTGCGGCTGTGAGCGGTGTCGACAGCAAAGTGATTCCAGGACCAG of the Candidatus Thorarchaeota archaeon genome contains:
- a CDS encoding TM0996/MTH895 family glutaredoxin-like protein codes for the protein MKIEVFGTGCVKCKATKEHIEVVLRENDFAADLVEVNEIDEIMERGIMMTPAVAIDGDVKISGRVPTEEEIEQLLGI
- a CDS encoding permease: MQNILYTILFSGFESLLDYLQAHVLLCLVPAFFISGAFSALIPKSTITKYMGSSTSRMHLAVAYIFAATSGLILEVCSCTILPLFAGIWKKGAGFGPAITFLFAGPGITLLSTPLTAAVIGPEFALIKLLISIVVAIAIGMSMELIFEDKRSSSSSDFMIPDETTEEVQKERSTYQSAAFFISLTMVMVFGTAPIDLLSKIILVSAATIITAIIALMFYSRSELGYWMTETRRFIRMLFPILLVGVFISGLIRPLVPAELVVALAGTNSLAGNAFAVLFGTIAYFPTLVEVPIADMFLQLGMHPGPLMAYLVSDPAVSIQTLLVVNKIMKPARTIAYGLLLMAFSIAAGFLYGMWF